Genomic window (Sphingomonas japonica):
GAACCAATGAACTTTGCTGGAGCCCGACGATGTACGACTTCACCGTTGCCGCCGACAGCAAGGCCGAGCTGTACCGCGACCTCCATTCCGCGCTCGACGCGCTGACCGCGGACGAGCCCGATGCGATCGCCAACATGGCCAACGCCGCTGCGCTGCTGTGGGAATATCTGCCGCAGCTCAACTGGGCGGGTTTCTATCGGCTGATCGGCGGCGAGCTGGTGCTCGGGCCGTTTCAGGGCAAGGCGGCGTGCATCCGCATCGCCATCGGCAAGGGCGTGTGCGGCGCGGCGGCGGCAACCCGCGCGACGCAACTGGTGGAGGACGTCCATGCCTTCCCGGGGCATATCGCCTGCGATGCGGCGAGCCGTTCCGAGCTGGTGGTGCCGATCATCGCCCATGGGAGGCTGATCGGGGTGCTCGACCTCGACAGTCCCGTTCCGGCACGCTTCGACGCCGAGGACGCGGCGGGATGCGAGGCGCTGGTGGCGTTGCTGGCGCCGCGCATCGCCGGCTGACCCGGAACGGGACAGGGGTCGGGACGTTGCCGCGGTGCGATCGGCGGCGTTCGTGTGTTACTGCGTGCATGACCCATTTCCGGTTTGCCGAATGCGGCGGATCGGCGCGAGGAGTGATGTGATGCGAGGCATGATGATCCCGGCGATCGCGATGGCGATCCCGTTCGCTGCGCTGTCCGGCACGGCGCAGGCACAGCAGAGCGGCAGTGCGGTGGCGGTCGATCCGCAGGGCAATGTCGTCGACACGCGGCCCGGCGTCACGTGGCAGGACGACGACTATTATTCCGAGCGCACCTATGACGACGGCGTCTATGACGATCGCGAGGACGATGACCGGGTAGTCTATCGCGACCCGCCACCGCCGCCGCCCGCGCCGATGCAGGATGCCGCCCCGCGCGTGACATTCGCGCCGCCGCAGGAAGTTGTGCAGGGACGCGCCGCGCCGACGGCACCGCCGCCTCCCCCGGTACGGCAGGCCGGCCCTCCGCCTCCGCCGCCCGCCGCTCCGCCGCCACCCCCGCAAGCGCGCGCCGATCGCGACGCGCCGCCACCGGTCCTGCGCCGCGAGCGCGAGGAGATGATGGCCGGAGAGCCGGGTGCACGCTATGCGCCGCCACCGCCGCGTGGGCATCGCGGGCATGACGCTCCGCCACCACCGCCCCCGCCCGGCTATTACGATGATGATGGCTATGCCGATGCGGGCGCCTACGATCGCTATTATGCCGATGGCTATGCCTATGCCGAAGATATGCGCGACTATCGCGAGCGCTATGCGCCGCCGCCGTCGGTAACGCATACCGGGCCGGGCCAGGTGACCACGACGACGACCTATTCGGGCGACGGATATATCGAGGACGGCTATTATTTCCCGCCCGCGGTTACGACGACGGTGGTCGTCAATAATGGCTGCAATTGCTGAGCGTCAGCGGCGCGGGGCGCGTTCCCCGAACGTGACGATGCTCTCGGCGCCGCTGGCGGAAAGCGCCGATACGCCGATGAAGTGATCGTCGACGACGATCGGCAAGGTCAGTTGCGTGCCGGTCACGTCGCGCTGGTCGGTCCAGTCCTGCGTATCGGCGCGGCGCCAGCGAACACGGTAGCGCGCCGCGCCGGGGACCTCGGTCCACGCCACCCTGGTATCGTAGGCAAGCGCGCCCTCGAGCGTGACCGTCCGAGGTGCGGCGGGCGCGCTGGCGAAGCGGCGTATCGCCGCGACGTTGAGTGCGGTGATCTTCGCGAGATAGGCGAAATCCATCTTTTCGGAGGTGTCGCCGTACGCGGTGCCATCCTCGCTGCGGACATTCTGGTGCTGGCCGCGATAGTTTTCGGCCGCAACCGAGAAGCGGACCGCGGGATAGCCGCGCGCCAGAAACGGTTCATGGTCGCCGCCGCGGCCGAAGCGATCGGGGCGGCGCACGAGGAAGGCATCGAGGCCGCCGGTTTCGTCGGCGAGCCCGTCGATCGCCTTGGCCAGCGCGCGCGAGGGGCCATCGTCTTCGCCGCCGATGGCGCGGCGCGCGCGGGCGGCGTCGCTGTCCTCGGCGCTACGGATGCCTTCGGAAAAGATGCGCACGGTGTCGGCGCGGACGGCGCCATTGCCGCCGATACTGTTGCCGACGATGTCGTTGTTCAGCACCGCCGACACGGTCCAGCCGCGCTCGGCAGCGATGTCCGCGAGCAGCGTGCCGCCCCACAGCCCCTGCTCCTCGCCCGACAAAAGCGCGTAGACGATCGTCGCGTCGAAGCGCTCGCGCGACAGGA
Coding sequences:
- a CDS encoding GAF domain-containing protein, producing MYDFTVAADSKAELYRDLHSALDALTADEPDAIANMANAAALLWEYLPQLNWAGFYRLIGGELVLGPFQGKAACIRIAIGKGVCGAAAATRATQLVEDVHAFPGHIACDAASRSELVVPIIAHGRLIGVLDLDSPVPARFDAEDAAGCEALVALLAPRIAG
- a CDS encoding M28 family peptidase; this encodes MRLLVPLALFATPAAAQDAPDSARLRADVETLVDFGTRHTASSTTDPNRGIGAARRWAAERLGQIGEACGECITVANVARTFTGPRAPGGVEVVDVLGFQGGTDPGRVVIVAAHIDSINGDVMDAAGDAPGANDNGSGTALVLEAARILSRERFDATIVYALLSGEEQGLWGGTLLADIAAERGWTVSAVLNNDIVGNSIGGNGAVRADTVRIFSEGIRSAEDSDAARARRAIGGEDDGPSRALAKAIDGLADETGGLDAFLVRRPDRFGRGGDHEPFLARGYPAVRFSVAAENYRGQHQNVRSEDGTAYGDTSEKMDFAYLAKITALNVAAIRRFASAPAAPRTVTLEGALAYDTRVAWTEVPGAARYRVRWRRADTQDWTDQRDVTGTQLTLPIVVDDHFIGVSALSASGAESIVTFGERAPRR